Proteins found in one Sphingobium sp. V4 genomic segment:
- a CDS encoding GNAT family N-acetyltransferase, giving the protein MTTDAPTLETIRLILRPHRVEDYVACRKLWGDADVVRHIGGVTQDAQAVWFRLLRYAGMWSMLGYGMWVIEERDSGAFLGEAGLLSAERGLPELEGVPEAGWVLAPEAWGRGIATEAMHAVLDWADAHLDAPSLRCIIDPDNLASIKVAEKLGFHALVDTELAGRPTRVFDRPKHPPR; this is encoded by the coding sequence GTGACGACTGACGCTCCGACATTGGAAACCATCCGCCTGATCCTCCGCCCGCATCGGGTGGAGGATTATGTCGCCTGCCGCAAATTATGGGGGGACGCCGACGTGGTGCGCCATATCGGCGGCGTGACGCAGGACGCGCAGGCGGTGTGGTTCCGCCTGCTGCGCTATGCCGGCATGTGGTCCATGCTGGGCTATGGCATGTGGGTGATCGAGGAGCGGGACAGCGGCGCTTTCCTGGGGGAGGCCGGCCTGCTCAGCGCCGAACGCGGCCTGCCCGAACTGGAAGGCGTGCCGGAGGCGGGCTGGGTGCTGGCGCCAGAGGCCTGGGGCCGGGGCATCGCCACTGAAGCGATGCACGCCGTTCTCGACTGGGCGGACGCCCATCTCGATGCGCCCTCGCTCCGCTGCATCATCGACCCGGACAATCTGGCGTCCATCAAGGTCGCGGAAAAGCTGGGTTTCCATGCGCTGGTCGATACGGAACTTGCGGGCAGGCCGACACGGGTGTTCGACCGCCCCAAACATCCTCCCCGCTAA
- the secE gene encoding preprotein translocase subunit SecE: MAKVSPGEFVNQVKTEASKIVWPTGRETVMTGVMVVIMTTLLGLFFFGIDTFFGAIVQWLLGLAAGRA; the protein is encoded by the coding sequence ATGGCGAAGGTTTCTCCCGGCGAATTCGTCAATCAGGTGAAGACCGAGGCATCCAAGATCGTCTGGCCGACCGGCCGCGAGACGGTCATGACCGGCGTTATGGTCGTCATCATGACCACGCTGCTGGGCCTCTTCTTCTTCGGCATCGACACGTTCTTCGGCGCGATCGTCCAGTGGCTGCTGGGCCTCGCCGCCGGTCGGGCCTGA
- the rplU gene encoding 50S ribosomal protein L21: protein MFAIVRTGGKQYRVAAGDKIVVEKLAGEAGDKVTLDDVLLAGEGGDLKDAAKLTVAAEIIAQAKGEKVIVFKKRRRHNYRRKNGHRQNHTILKIVSIGA from the coding sequence ATGTTCGCTATCGTGCGCACGGGCGGCAAGCAGTATCGCGTCGCCGCCGGAGACAAGATCGTCGTTGAAAAGCTGGCTGGCGAAGCCGGCGACAAGGTCACGCTGGACGACGTCCTGCTGGCCGGTGAAGGCGGCGACCTGAAGGACGCTGCCAAGCTGACCGTCGCGGCGGAAATCATCGCGCAGGCGAAGGGCGAGAAGGTCATCGTCTTCAAGAAGCGCCGCCGCCACAATTATCGCCGCAAGAACGGCCACCGCCAGAACCACACGATCCTGAAGATCGTGTCGATCGGCGCCTGA
- a CDS encoding cryptochrome/photolyase family protein, with protein MIDGPLLIPVLGDQLTPDIAALRDADKADSIVLMMEVADETTYVRHHKAKIAFLLSAMRHHAEALRALGWTVDYVRLDDPANRGSFTAEVARAIERHRPHAIHVTEAGEWRVRAMLEAWEECFAIPVTIHEDDRFLCSHAEFDTWAAARRQLRMEYFYRDMRRKTGLLLTEEGAPEGGQWNYDAENRKPPPARDLLMPRPIRFRPDAVTQAVLDMVAVRFGDHIGRLDHFHFAVTRDEAIRQQKRFLDEGLPRFGDYQDAMLTDEPFLWHSILSPYLNAGLLDPLELCREVEARYRAGKVPLNAAEGFIRQIIGWREYVRGIYWLEGPDYAKRNALRATRNLPGFYWTGETDMHCLSQAIGQTIDHGYAHHIQRLMITGNFALLAGVDPHQVHIWYLEVYADAYEWVELPNTLGMSQFADGGLLASKPYASGGAYINRMSDYCGACRYDVKRRVGEDACPFNALYWDFLARNAGMLARNPRLAMPYRNWDRMTQEDRAATRDQAARFLDTLD; from the coding sequence ATGATCGACGGCCCTCTTCTTATTCCGGTCCTTGGCGACCAGCTGACACCCGACATCGCCGCGCTGCGCGATGCCGACAAGGCGGACAGCATCGTGCTGATGATGGAGGTGGCGGACGAAACCACCTACGTGCGGCATCACAAGGCGAAGATCGCCTTCCTCCTGTCCGCCATGCGTCATCATGCCGAGGCGCTGCGGGCGCTGGGCTGGACGGTCGACTATGTGCGGCTGGACGACCCCGCGAACAGGGGCAGCTTCACCGCCGAGGTCGCCCGTGCGATCGAAAGGCACCGCCCCCACGCCATCCATGTGACCGAGGCGGGCGAATGGCGGGTGCGCGCCATGCTGGAAGCGTGGGAAGAGTGCTTCGCCATTCCCGTGACCATCCATGAGGATGATCGCTTCCTCTGTTCCCATGCGGAGTTCGACACATGGGCGGCGGCGCGGCGCCAGTTGCGGATGGAATATTTCTATCGCGACATGCGCCGCAAGACCGGGCTGCTGCTGACCGAGGAAGGCGCGCCGGAGGGCGGACAATGGAATTATGACGCGGAGAACCGCAAGCCCCCGCCCGCACGCGACCTGCTGATGCCCCGGCCGATCCGCTTCCGACCCGACGCCGTGACACAGGCGGTGCTGGACATGGTGGCGGTACGCTTCGGCGACCATATCGGCCGGCTCGACCATTTCCATTTCGCGGTGACGCGGGACGAGGCGATACGACAGCAAAAGCGCTTCCTGGACGAAGGGCTGCCACGGTTCGGCGACTATCAGGATGCGATGCTGACCGACGAGCCGTTCCTGTGGCATTCGATCCTGTCGCCCTACCTCAACGCCGGGCTGCTCGACCCGCTGGAACTCTGCCGGGAGGTGGAGGCGCGCTATCGGGCGGGCAAAGTGCCCCTGAACGCGGCAGAGGGCTTTATCCGGCAGATTATCGGCTGGCGCGAATATGTGCGCGGCATCTATTGGCTTGAGGGGCCGGACTACGCCAAGCGCAATGCCCTGCGGGCGACCCGCAACCTGCCGGGCTTCTACTGGACCGGCGAGACGGACATGCACTGCCTGTCACAGGCGATCGGCCAGACCATCGACCATGGCTATGCCCATCATATCCAGCGGCTGATGATCACCGGCAATTTCGCATTGCTGGCCGGGGTCGACCCGCACCAGGTGCATATCTGGTATCTGGAGGTCTATGCCGACGCCTATGAATGGGTCGAGCTGCCCAACACGCTGGGCATGAGCCAGTTTGCGGATGGCGGCCTGCTGGCGTCGAAGCCCTATGCGTCGGGCGGCGCCTATATCAACCGCATGTCGGACTATTGCGGGGCGTGCCGATATGATGTGAAGCGCCGGGTGGGCGAGGATGCCTGCCCCTTCAACGCGCTTTACTGGGATTTCCTGGCACGCAACGCGGGCATGCTCGCGCGCAATCCACGGCTCGCCATGCCCTATCGCAACTGGGACCGGATGACCCAGGAAGACCGCGCCGCCACGCGGGATCAGGCGGCGCGCTTCCTCGATACGCTCGACTAG
- the ybaL gene encoding YbaL family putative K(+) efflux transporter codes for MPHHTPLIGTIVAGLVVAFIMGAIAHRLKLSPLVGYLVAGIMVGPFTPGFVADAGLANELAEIGVILLMFGVGLHFSLKDLLSVKAIAVPGALVQIAVATLLGMGLAHLMGWPVMGGLVFGLALSVASTVVLLRALQGADLVETRRGRIAVGWLIVEDLVMVLALVLLPALASVMNGAEGAGASALIGPLLGTLLKVVGFVAVMLIVGRRVIPWALHWVVHTGSRELFRLAVLAIALGVAFGAAAAFDVSFALGAFFAGMILGETPLSRRATEETLPLRDAFAVLFFVSVGMLFNPAIVVEQPLPLLATILIIVIGKSIAAWGIVRAFGHPNVTALTIAASLAQIGEFSFILASLGAGLGVLPAQARDLILAGALASIFLNPILFSMIVRKHQQEEEDEGADAGQPSGRPAPPAIGHVILVGYGRVGKLIARRLVETHVHFVVVEGDGDRVDEAEEAGLSVVKGNALEDRHLLAAGIREARHLLIAVPEGYEGGAIHDHARRLNADLQVIARAHSDAEVAHLEALGVPHVVMGERELAARMLTLCGVA; via the coding sequence ATGCCCCATCACACACCCCTGATCGGCACCATCGTCGCCGGTCTCGTCGTCGCCTTCATCATGGGCGCGATCGCCCATCGGCTGAAGCTCTCGCCGCTGGTCGGCTATCTCGTCGCCGGCATCATGGTCGGTCCCTTTACCCCCGGCTTCGTCGCCGATGCCGGCCTTGCCAATGAACTGGCCGAAATCGGCGTCATCCTGCTGATGTTCGGGGTCGGCCTCCATTTTTCCCTGAAAGACCTTCTGTCGGTGAAGGCCATCGCCGTTCCCGGCGCGCTGGTCCAGATCGCGGTCGCGACCCTGCTCGGCATGGGCCTTGCCCATCTGATGGGCTGGCCCGTCATGGGCGGCCTGGTATTCGGCCTTGCCCTGTCCGTCGCCAGCACTGTCGTCCTGCTGCGCGCCTTGCAGGGCGCCGACCTGGTCGAAACCCGGCGCGGACGCATCGCGGTCGGCTGGCTGATCGTCGAGGATCTGGTGATGGTCCTTGCGCTGGTGCTGCTCCCCGCGCTTGCCAGCGTGATGAACGGCGCCGAGGGAGCGGGTGCGTCCGCGCTCATCGGGCCGCTGCTCGGCACGTTGCTCAAGGTGGTGGGCTTTGTCGCGGTGATGCTGATCGTGGGCCGCCGCGTGATCCCCTGGGCGCTGCACTGGGTCGTCCATACCGGATCGCGCGAGCTGTTCCGCCTGGCGGTCCTCGCCATCGCGCTGGGCGTTGCCTTCGGCGCGGCGGCCGCCTTCGACGTGTCCTTCGCGCTCGGCGCCTTCTTCGCCGGCATGATCCTGGGCGAAACCCCCCTGAGCCGTCGCGCGACTGAAGAGACGCTGCCATTGCGCGACGCCTTCGCCGTGCTCTTCTTCGTGTCGGTCGGAATGCTCTTCAACCCGGCGATCGTGGTCGAGCAGCCCCTGCCGCTGCTCGCCACCATTCTCATCATCGTCATCGGCAAGTCGATCGCCGCCTGGGGGATCGTCCGCGCCTTCGGCCATCCCAACGTAACCGCGCTCACCATCGCGGCGAGCCTCGCCCAGATCGGCGAATTTTCCTTCATCCTGGCGTCGCTGGGCGCGGGGCTGGGGGTGTTGCCGGCGCAAGCCCGCGACCTGATCCTGGCCGGCGCGCTGGCGTCGATCTTCCTCAATCCCATCCTCTTCTCGATGATCGTGCGCAAGCACCAGCAGGAGGAGGAGGATGAGGGCGCGGACGCGGGCCAGCCCTCCGGTCGTCCGGCGCCGCCTGCCATCGGCCATGTCATCCTGGTCGGCTACGGCCGGGTGGGCAAGCTGATCGCCCGGCGCCTTGTCGAAACACATGTCCATTTCGTTGTCGTGGAAGGCGACGGGGATCGGGTGGACGAAGCCGAAGAGGCCGGCCTGTCGGTCGTGAAGGGCAACGCGCTGGAGGACAGGCATCTGCTCGCGGCGGGTATCCGCGAGGCGCGCCACCTGCTGATCGCGGTGCCCGAAGGCTATGAGGGCGGGGCCATCCACGATCATGCGCGCCGCCTGAACGCCGACCTTCAGGTCATCGCCCGCGCCCATAGCGACGCGGAGGTCGCCCATCTGGAGGCGCTGGGCGTTCCCCATGTGGTGATGGGTGAACGCGAACTGGCGGCCAGGATGCTCACTTTGTGCGGGGTGGCGTGA
- a CDS encoding metal-dependent hydrolase gives MTPTELTITPRDRRFGRDRAASRHWLNGDPIATAFFNALSITFPRGEAYFIDSVRAFRDGVPDRLAGEIAAFIRQEVVHSREHLAFNRQVTDHGYDVSRLDADVTLVLDMAKRRPPIDSLAATMALEHFTAILAHELLSDPRHLDGADPEIAALWRWHAIEEIEHKGVACDTWMHATRDWTRFRRWWVKSLMMLVVTRNFLHHRARGMMELLRQDGITGRRAWGGLLHYALVRPGILRRVARPWLGYFLPGFHPWRVDDRALIALADTPYADARPPAALPSVA, from the coding sequence ATGACCCCGACCGAACTCACCATTACCCCGCGTGATCGCCGCTTCGGGCGGGATCGCGCCGCATCCCGACATTGGCTGAATGGCGATCCGATCGCCACGGCTTTCTTCAACGCCCTGTCGATCACCTTCCCGCGCGGCGAAGCCTATTTCATCGATAGCGTCCGAGCCTTCCGCGACGGCGTGCCGGACCGGCTGGCGGGCGAGATCGCCGCCTTCATCCGCCAGGAAGTCGTCCATAGCCGCGAGCATCTCGCCTTCAACCGGCAGGTGACGGATCATGGCTATGACGTGTCGCGCCTCGACGCCGACGTGACCCTGGTGCTGGACATGGCGAAGCGGCGTCCCCCGATCGACAGCCTGGCGGCGACCATGGCACTGGAGCATTTCACCGCCATCCTCGCCCATGAACTGCTGAGCGACCCGCGCCATCTGGACGGCGCCGACCCGGAGATCGCCGCGTTGTGGCGATGGCACGCCATCGAGGAGATCGAGCATAAGGGCGTCGCCTGCGATACCTGGATGCACGCCACGCGCGACTGGACGCGCTTCCGGCGCTGGTGGGTCAAGTCGCTGATGATGCTGGTCGTAACCAGGAATTTTCTCCATCATCGCGCCCGCGGGATGATGGAATTGCTGCGGCAGGACGGCATCACCGGACGGCGCGCCTGGGGCGGGCTGCTCCATTACGCGCTGGTGCGGCCGGGCATATTGCGTCGCGTGGCGCGTCCGTGGCTCGGCTATTTCCTGCCCGGCTTCCATCCCTGGCGGGTCGATGATCGCGCGTTGATCGCTCTGGCCGATACGCCCTATGCCGATGCGCGGCCGCCCGCCGCCTTGCCCTCGGTCGCCTGA
- a CDS encoding GNAT family protein, with product MFARTPRLLLRPGWMEDAQALALAINDPAVARNLTRVPSPYGPDDAEAFLALPQHPRLPRLLAFTRTQGAPRLVGGCGVHLDEQGAPELGYWIARPYWGLGFATEAARAVLDMARANGIRDIKAGHFIDNPASGNVLRKLGFHFAGRIEKRYSLGRDALVDCLMFDEGEGGRMSADPAMDLYGDALPVAA from the coding sequence ATGTTCGCCCGTACCCCCCGCCTGCTGCTGCGTCCCGGCTGGATGGAAGACGCGCAGGCCCTGGCCCTGGCCATCAACGACCCGGCGGTCGCGCGCAACCTGACGCGCGTCCCCAGCCCCTATGGGCCGGACGACGCCGAAGCCTTCCTGGCGCTGCCGCAACATCCGCGCCTGCCCCGACTGCTCGCCTTCACACGCACCCAGGGCGCGCCGCGCCTGGTCGGTGGATGCGGAGTCCATCTGGACGAGCAGGGCGCGCCCGAACTGGGTTACTGGATCGCCCGCCCCTATTGGGGGCTGGGGTTCGCGACCGAGGCCGCGCGCGCGGTGCTGGACATGGCGCGGGCGAACGGCATCCGCGACATAAAGGCCGGGCATTTCATCGACAATCCCGCGTCGGGCAACGTCCTGCGCAAGCTGGGCTTCCACTTCGCGGGACGAATCGAGAAACGCTACAGCCTGGGCCGCGACGCACTGGTCGATTGCCTGATGTTCGACGAAGGCGAAGGCGGGCGAATGAGCGCCGATCCCGCAATGGATCTCTATGGGGATGCGTTGCCGGTGGCGGCTTGA
- the rplA gene encoding 50S ribosomal protein L1 — MAKLTKKAKALATAIDKEKLHGVNEALGLIKTHATAKFDESVEIAINLGVDPRHADQMVRGVVTLPAGTGKDVRVAVFARGDKADAATAAGADVVGAEDLLESIQAGNIDFQRVIATPDMMGLVGRLGKVLGPKGLMPNPKLGTVTPNVAEAVKAAKGGQIEFRVEKAGIIHAGLGKASFSAEDLRKNFDAFVDAIVKAKPSGSKGKYVRKIALSSSMGPGVKVDVAEVASI, encoded by the coding sequence ATGGCAAAGCTGACGAAGAAGGCGAAGGCCCTGGCCACTGCCATTGACAAGGAAAAGCTGCACGGCGTCAACGAAGCGCTGGGCCTGATCAAGACCCACGCGACCGCCAAGTTCGACGAAAGCGTCGAAATCGCGATCAACCTGGGCGTCGATCCGCGTCACGCCGACCAGATGGTCCGTGGCGTCGTCACCCTGCCCGCCGGCACCGGCAAGGACGTCCGCGTCGCCGTGTTCGCCCGTGGCGACAAGGCTGATGCAGCGACCGCCGCTGGCGCCGACGTCGTGGGTGCCGAAGACCTGCTCGAATCGATCCAGGCCGGCAACATCGACTTCCAGCGCGTGATCGCCACCCCCGACATGATGGGTCTGGTGGGTCGCCTGGGCAAGGTGCTTGGTCCCAAGGGCCTGATGCCGAACCCGAAGCTGGGCACGGTCACCCCGAACGTCGCCGAAGCGGTCAAGGCTGCCAAGGGCGGCCAGATCGAATTCCGCGTCGAAAAGGCGGGCATCATCCATGCTGGCCTCGGCAAGGCGAGCTTCTCGGCCGAAGACCTGCGCAAGAATTTCGATGCCTTCGTTGACGCGATCGTCAAGGCGAAGCCGTCGGGTTCGAAGGGCAAATATGTCCGCAAGATCGCCCTGTCGTCCTCGATGGGCCCGGGCGTCAAGGTCGACGTGGCGGAAGTCGCCTCGATCTGA
- the rplK gene encoding 50S ribosomal protein L11 encodes MAKKITGYIKLQVPAGAANPSPPIGPALGQRGVNIMEFCKAFNASTEKMEKGTPLPTIITVYADRSFTFVTKQPPATYLIKKAVNLKSGSKEPGKVVAGKITRAQLAEIAQTKMVDLNANDIDAATKIIEGSARAMGLEVVEG; translated from the coding sequence ATGGCCAAGAAGATTACGGGCTATATCAAGCTCCAGGTGCCCGCCGGAGCCGCCAACCCCTCGCCGCCGATCGGCCCTGCCCTGGGTCAGCGCGGCGTGAACATCATGGAATTCTGCAAGGCGTTCAACGCCTCGACGGAAAAGATGGAAAAGGGCACCCCGCTGCCGACCATCATCACCGTCTATGCGGACCGCTCCTTCACCTTCGTGACGAAGCAGCCGCCGGCCACCTATCTGATCAAGAAGGCCGTCAACCTGAAGTCGGGTTCCAAGGAACCGGGCAAGGTCGTCGCCGGCAAGATCACCCGCGCCCAGCTCGCCGAAATCGCGCAGACCAAGATGGTCGACCTGAACGCGAACGACATCGACGCGGCGACGAAGATCATCGAAGGCTCCGCTCGCGCGATGGGCCTCGAAGTGGTGGAGGGCTAA
- a CDS encoding DEAD/DEAH box helicase has protein sequence MAFETLPALLSQALTAKGYEALTPVQSEVTQEEAHGRDLLVSAQTGSGKTVAFGLAMAGELLGDADRLPMPEKPLALVIAPTRELALQVSRELEWLYGAARARIATCVGGMDAAKERRNLSHGTHIVVGTPGRLRDHLERGALDLSAVRSVVLDEADEMLDMGFREDLEEILDGAPESRRTLLFSATMPKPIVALAKRYQRDALRISTMSEERGHGDISYQAVTVAPSDIENAVVNLLRYHEAETAILFCATRDNVRHLHSSLTERGFAAVALSGEHSQNERNHALQALRDKRARVCVATDVAARGIDLPSLSLVVHVELPRDAETMQHRSGRTGRAGKKGTAVLIVPYPRRRRVESMLRGAKIPVEWGNPPSREAILEQDNARLRTSLMEKAELDEADWALGAELLAEKSAKEIAAMLVRSARAALPAPEELLDRSEAPVRQEGPRPGFEDTQWFRMDIGRRQNADPRWILPLICRRGHVSRQDIGAIRITTNETMFEIPKAIASRFIASVKRTGEANDEGADVAFEAIDGAPREQAREHKRQGARPNDRGPRPGGPGGYAPRPFKGGPKRPGGPGGPRKPR, from the coding sequence ATGGCATTTGAAACTCTCCCCGCTCTCCTGTCGCAGGCGTTGACCGCCAAGGGCTATGAGGCGCTGACCCCCGTCCAGAGCGAAGTCACGCAGGAAGAAGCGCATGGGCGCGACCTGCTGGTGTCGGCGCAGACCGGATCGGGCAAGACCGTCGCCTTCGGCCTCGCCATGGCGGGCGAACTGCTGGGCGACGCCGACCGCCTCCCCATGCCGGAAAAGCCGCTGGCGCTGGTGATCGCGCCGACGCGCGAACTGGCGTTGCAGGTCAGCCGCGAACTGGAATGGCTGTACGGTGCCGCGCGCGCGCGCATCGCGACCTGCGTGGGCGGTATGGACGCCGCCAAGGAACGCCGCAACCTGAGCCACGGCACCCATATCGTCGTCGGTACGCCGGGCCGCCTGCGCGACCATCTGGAGCGCGGCGCGCTGGACCTGTCGGCCGTGCGATCCGTCGTGCTCGATGAAGCCGACGAGATGCTGGACATGGGCTTCCGCGAGGATCTGGAGGAGATTCTCGACGGCGCACCGGAAAGCCGCCGCACCCTCCTCTTCTCGGCCACCATGCCCAAGCCGATCGTGGCACTGGCCAAGCGCTACCAGCGCGACGCGCTGCGCATTTCGACCATGAGCGAAGAGCGCGGCCATGGCGACATCAGCTATCAGGCGGTGACGGTCGCCCCGTCCGACATCGAGAATGCGGTGGTCAACCTGCTGCGCTATCATGAGGCGGAAACGGCGATCCTGTTCTGCGCCACGCGCGACAATGTGCGGCATCTGCACAGCAGCCTGACCGAGCGCGGCTTTGCCGCCGTGGCGCTGTCGGGCGAGCATAGCCAGAATGAACGCAACCATGCGTTGCAGGCGCTGCGCGACAAGCGGGCACGGGTGTGCGTGGCGACCGACGTCGCCGCACGCGGCATCGATCTGCCCTCTCTGTCGCTGGTCGTCCATGTCGAGTTGCCGCGCGACGCCGAGACGATGCAGCACCGTTCGGGCCGCACCGGACGTGCGGGCAAGAAGGGCACCGCCGTGCTGATCGTGCCCTATCCGCGTCGCCGCCGCGTCGAATCGATGCTGCGGGGCGCGAAGATCCCGGTCGAATGGGGCAACCCGCCGAGCAGGGAAGCGATTCTGGAGCAGGACAATGCCCGGCTGCGCACCAGCCTGATGGAGAAGGCGGAACTGGACGAGGCCGATTGGGCGCTGGGCGCCGAACTGCTGGCCGAGAAGAGCGCCAAGGAAATCGCCGCCATGCTGGTCAGGAGCGCCCGCGCTGCGCTGCCGGCCCCAGAGGAACTGCTGGACCGCAGCGAGGCGCCCGTGCGCCAGGAAGGGCCGCGTCCGGGATTTGAGGACACGCAGTGGTTCCGCATGGACATCGGCCGTCGCCAGAATGCCGATCCGCGCTGGATCCTGCCGCTGATCTGCCGTCGCGGCCATGTGTCGCGCCAGGATATCGGCGCGATCCGCATCACCACCAACGAGACGATGTTCGAAATCCCGAAGGCGATCGCGAGCCGCTTCATCGCGTCGGTCAAGCGCACCGGCGAGGCGAATGACGAAGGCGCCGACGTGGCGTTCGAGGCCATCGACGGCGCGCCGCGCGAACAGGCGCGCGAGCATAAGCGCCAGGGCGCCCGTCCCAATGATCGCGGCCCGCGTCCGGGCGGTCCGGGCGGCTATGCCCCCCGTCCGTTCAAGGGCGGACCGAAGCGCCCGGGCGGCCCCGGCGGACCGCGCAAGCCGCGCTGA
- the rpmA gene encoding 50S ribosomal protein L27, protein MAHKKAGGSSRNGRDSESKRLGVKKFGGQDVIGGNIIIRQRGTRVYPGRNVGMGKDHTLFALGEGKVVFHTGKLGRKYVSVDAMAEAAE, encoded by the coding sequence ATGGCACATAAGAAAGCTGGCGGTTCGTCGCGCAACGGTCGCGATTCCGAGTCGAAGCGCCTTGGCGTCAAGAAGTTCGGCGGTCAGGACGTGATCGGCGGCAACATCATCATTCGCCAGCGCGGCACCCGCGTGTATCCGGGTCGCAATGTCGGCATGGGCAAGGATCACACCCTCTTCGCCCTCGGCGAAGGCAAGGTGGTATTCCACACCGGCAAGCTCGGCCGCAAATATGTGTCGGTAGACGCAATGGCCGAAGCGGCAGAATAA
- a CDS encoding TetR family transcriptional regulator, with protein MSIKRARLSPDESRLVAVEAARDLLIEAGPQAVTLKAVAGRVGRTHANLLHHFGSAAGLQKALAAHLADTITTKIGEAVDAARRGELAPRIIVDMTFDAFDREGAGALASWMLASGNEDALDPVVDAIHRLVDKLAASALSPNMAELIRENTLMLVLLALGDSQLGGAMAGALCLPREKAREIATRSLTFALMQEAATIAAQAKV; from the coding sequence ATGTCAATAAAGCGCGCACGCCTCAGCCCCGATGAAAGCCGCCTCGTCGCCGTCGAGGCGGCGCGCGACCTGCTGATCGAGGCGGGGCCGCAGGCAGTGACGCTGAAGGCCGTGGCCGGCCGGGTCGGGCGGACCCACGCCAACCTGCTGCATCATTTCGGATCGGCCGCGGGATTGCAGAAGGCGCTGGCCGCGCATCTGGCCGATACCATCACCACCAAGATCGGCGAGGCGGTGGATGCGGCGCGGCGCGGCGAACTGGCGCCGCGCATCATCGTCGACATGACATTCGACGCGTTCGACCGCGAGGGCGCGGGCGCGCTGGCAAGCTGGATGCTCGCGTCGGGCAATGAGGATGCGCTGGACCCGGTGGTGGACGCGATCCACCGGCTGGTCGACAAGCTGGCGGCAAGCGCCCTCAGCCCGAACATGGCCGAGCTGATCCGGGAGAACACGCTGATGCTGGTGCTGCTGGCGCTGGGCGATTCGCAGCTGGGGGGCGCCATGGCAGGGGCGCTTTGCCTGCCGCGCGAAAAGGCCCGCGAGATCGCAACCCGCAGCCTGACATTCGCGTTGATGCAGGAAGCCGCGACGATTGCCGCGCAGGCCAAGGTTTAA
- the nusG gene encoding transcription termination/antitermination protein NusG, with protein sequence MARWYIIHAYSGFENKVKESILSEAERMGLSQLVEQVEVPTETVTEVKRGKKVQVERKFMPGYVLAKLNMNDDIYHLVKNTPKVTGFLGSSGKPQAISESDAARYFGAQKEAEAAPKHKVNVDYEIGDSVKVLDGPFASFNGVVEELDFEKNRVKVSVSIFGRATPVELDFEQVELSK encoded by the coding sequence ATGGCGCGCTGGTACATCATCCACGCCTATTCGGGCTTCGAGAACAAGGTCAAGGAATCGATCCTGTCCGAAGCCGAGCGCATGGGCCTCTCCCAGTTGGTCGAGCAGGTCGAGGTGCCCACCGAGACCGTGACCGAAGTGAAGCGCGGCAAGAAGGTGCAGGTCGAGCGCAAGTTCATGCCCGGCTATGTCCTCGCCAAGCTGAACATGAACGACGACATCTACCACCTGGTGAAGAACACGCCCAAGGTGACGGGTTTCCTGGGTTCGAGCGGCAAGCCGCAGGCGATCAGCGAAAGCGACGCCGCCCGCTATTTCGGCGCCCAGAAGGAAGCCGAAGCCGCCCCCAAGCACAAGGTCAATGTCGATTACGAGATCGGCGACAGCGTCAAGGTGCTCGACGGCCCCTTCGCCAGCTTCAACGGCGTGGTCGAGGAACTGGATTTCGAAAAGAACCGGGTCAAGGTGTCGGTGTCGATCTTCGGTCGCGCCACCCCGGTCGAACTGGACTTCGAGCAGGTCGAACTGTCGAAGTAA